In Bacillus sp. KH172YL63, one genomic interval encodes:
- a CDS encoding cell wall-binding repeat-containing protein, whose protein sequence is MKLAKKMTAILLTSAIFIPFHSEAKASSCEVDSQNLIEINKLLTDKAKEFSIPPEVVKAIALRENDTWDQSKVSDDDGDGHPDGIGLMQVTDTGTGGVHFDKDKLKNDVCYNVEAGLTILEDKWRNSPIPVVNHSERNVIENWYFAIMAYNGIVPSNSPIDKSGNINDDAYQNVVYDYIDKYSFLSDYPLKRLAFKVGDFSYDPNDGQSFRFIKKEFTEGRKLTRSSLNFNEENIATTVDSVNFYIDSQGINKAGTLSKNTLVDVLDEKHNTQEKGFTSDRHWVRYNVKVLDGSNRVGYVASSYLQPVTSRISGNTRYDTAVEISKEGWFEGAETVVIAVGDNFPDALAGTTIAQSYNAPILLTESKKLNNKTKNEVKRLKAKHAIILGGASAVSAEVEKTLENLGLDTQRLSGSDRYRTAIDVAKHLSQKQTSNKAILATGANFPDSLAIAPYAAENGIPIFLSNQDKDSIDSETLKLLNQKEEVLIVGDKGVVSEKIVNSIRTKTTRIGGKDRYDTAKKIIEQLDLGQHDAYVATGLNFADALTGASLAGKRQSPILFSKEKELPSSMNQLIRNRKFSNLTILGGVDVVGTDNALANAANTAW, encoded by the coding sequence GAATTTAGCATTCCTCCTGAAGTCGTGAAAGCCATTGCTTTACGTGAAAATGATACTTGGGATCAATCCAAAGTATCCGACGATGACGGAGACGGTCACCCAGACGGTATCGGTCTGATGCAGGTGACAGATACTGGGACCGGAGGTGTGCATTTCGATAAAGACAAACTCAAGAATGACGTCTGTTACAATGTCGAAGCAGGATTAACTATCTTAGAAGACAAGTGGAGAAACAGCCCAATACCGGTCGTTAACCATAGTGAAAGAAATGTAATAGAAAACTGGTATTTTGCAATCATGGCCTATAATGGTATTGTGCCATCCAACAGTCCCATTGATAAAAGCGGAAATATAAATGATGATGCGTATCAGAATGTAGTCTATGATTACATTGACAAATATAGCTTTCTAAGTGACTATCCATTAAAAAGATTAGCTTTCAAAGTTGGAGATTTTAGTTATGACCCAAATGATGGTCAATCCTTCCGTTTTATTAAGAAAGAATTCACTGAAGGTAGAAAGTTAACTCGCTCAAGTTTGAACTTCAATGAAGAGAATATTGCTACAACTGTTGATTCAGTAAACTTTTATATAGATTCACAAGGAATCAATAAAGCTGGCACTCTTTCCAAAAACACTTTGGTCGATGTTCTTGACGAGAAACATAATACCCAGGAAAAAGGGTTCACGAGTGATAGACATTGGGTCCGTTACAATGTAAAGGTTCTCGATGGCTCAAACAGGGTGGGGTATGTTGCATCCTCCTATCTACAACCTGTGACTTCTAGAATTTCTGGAAATACAAGATATGATACGGCAGTAGAAATTTCAAAAGAAGGATGGTTTGAAGGTGCAGAAACAGTGGTCATCGCTGTAGGCGATAATTTTCCAGACGCACTTGCAGGCACTACTATTGCCCAATCATACAATGCGCCCATTTTGTTGACCGAAAGTAAAAAACTCAATAACAAGACAAAAAATGAGGTGAAACGACTGAAAGCTAAACATGCGATCATCTTAGGGGGAGCTTCCGCGGTCTCCGCAGAGGTTGAAAAAACACTCGAAAATTTAGGGTTGGACACACAACGCCTTTCAGGAAGCGATCGTTACCGCACAGCTATTGATGTAGCAAAACATCTTAGCCAAAAACAAACAAGCAACAAAGCGATTCTTGCAACGGGAGCAAATTTCCCAGATTCGTTAGCCATTGCGCCTTATGCAGCTGAAAACGGAATTCCTATTTTCCTTTCAAATCAAGATAAGGATTCTATTGATTCAGAAACTCTTAAACTTCTGAATCAGAAAGAAGAAGTCCTCATTGTAGGAGACAAAGGTGTTGTCAGCGAGAAAATAGTAAATAGTATCAGAACTAAAACGACTAGAATTGGTGGTAAAGACCGCTACGACACAGCAAAAAAAATCATTGAACAATTGGATCTTGGTCAACATGATGCTTATGTTGCTACAGGACTAAATTTTGCTGATGCTTTAACTGGTGCTTCGCTGGCAGGAAAGCGTCAAAGCCCCATTCTCTTTTCTAAAGAAAAGGAACTCCCCTCTTCTATGAATCAGCTCATTCGCAATAGGAAGTTCTCTAACCTTACTATTCTTGGTGGAGTAGACGTTGTAGGCACAGACAACGCCCTGGCTAATGCCGCTAACACAGCTTGGTAA